One part of the Marinobacter sp. MDS2 genome encodes these proteins:
- the mutM gene encoding bifunctional DNA-formamidopyrimidine glycosylase/DNA-(apurinic or apyrimidinic site) lyase encodes MPELPEVETTRQGIAPHCEGQTITQVHVHNGKLRWPVPDNLPALLQHQTIRAVDRRAKYLFLHLDAGSVIVHLGMSGSLRVITDSSPAMKHDHVELLLGNGRTLRFNDPRRFGCWLWSEDYRSHPLIRDLGPEPLSEDFNGTALFRLSRGKQTPIKSFIMDNHVVVGVGNIYANEALYKAGIHPKRKAGRISLDRYHKLVEAIKETLSAAILMGGTTLRDFVNSDGKPGYFAQSLLVYGRAGEACPECQASLKEIRMNNRSTVYCPRCQR; translated from the coding sequence GTGCCCGAATTACCTGAAGTAGAAACCACACGACAAGGCATTGCGCCCCACTGCGAAGGCCAAACCATAACCCAGGTCCATGTACACAACGGAAAACTCCGCTGGCCGGTTCCGGACAACCTGCCCGCTTTGCTGCAGCACCAAACCATTCGAGCTGTCGATCGACGCGCCAAATACCTGTTTCTGCACCTTGATGCAGGCTCGGTCATCGTTCATCTGGGCATGTCGGGAAGCTTACGGGTTATCACAGACAGCAGCCCGGCGATGAAACACGACCACGTCGAGCTGCTTCTCGGCAACGGCCGAACCCTGCGCTTCAACGACCCCCGTCGATTTGGCTGCTGGCTCTGGAGCGAAGATTACCGAAGCCACCCCCTGATCCGGGATCTTGGCCCGGAACCCTTGTCCGAGGACTTTAACGGAACTGCGCTGTTCAGGTTATCCCGCGGGAAACAAACGCCGATAAAGTCTTTTATCATGGACAACCATGTTGTGGTCGGCGTGGGCAACATCTACGCAAACGAAGCCCTCTATAAAGCGGGCATTCACCCTAAGCGCAAAGCCGGGCGCATCAGCCTCGACCGCTACCACAAGCTGGTGGAAGCCATAAAAGAAACTTTGAGTGCAGCCATCCTGATGGGCGGCACCACGCTTCGGGATTTCGTCAACAGCGACGGCAAACCGGGATATTTTGCCCAATCTCTGCTGGTGTACGGCCGTGCGGGGGAAGCCTGCCCGGAATGCCAAGCTTCTTTAAAAGAAATTCGCATGAACAACCGGTCAACCGTCTACTGCCCCCGATGTCAGCGCTAG